One Manduca sexta isolate Smith_Timp_Sample1 unplaced genomic scaffold, JHU_Msex_v1.0 HiC_scaffold_2658, whole genome shotgun sequence genomic window carries:
- the LOC115439782 gene encoding zinc finger protein 3 isoform X3, with protein MPAFYCRFCAELKAAQEVIHFSKPSRHEILEKIITMKIDFVDLTDKLLPAIICNICLSTLNRFYSFIVKARNSQNVLSNIFSNERPMDSDNNSDNFADDCSVVLGDSLSRLDDKSNKQTLKFQPSPWDLYFWLCGHCHLRFSSLSSVRSHCIADHGVCCSWQCADCLERVDEYELFIRHIQTHNSEMLNYCEQCNVKLENGHTHSAIDHPMCKYCGDIFESRELLLHHQNKYQNGKVTLAETSLSLENQCKESWSSYKWACITARTVTFLLLTKHI; from the exons atgCCTGCGTTTTATTGCCGATTCTGTGCTGAACTAAAGGCTGCGCAAGAAGTTATTCACTTTAGCAAACCTTCGCGTCACGAAATATTagagaaaataattacaatgaaaattGATTTTGTGGATTTGACTGACAAATTGTTACCTGCAatcatttgtaatatatgtttaAGCACACTAAATAGATTCTACTCCTTCATAGTAAAAGCTAGGAATTCTCAAAATGTTTTaagcaatatattttcaaatgaacGCCCAATGGATAGTGACAATAATTCTGATAATTTTGCTGATGATTGTAGTGTAGTCCTAGGAGATAGTCTTTCTAGATTAGATG ataaaagtaataagcaaactttaaaatttcaaCCTTCTCCATGGGATTTATACTTTTGGCTGTGTGGACATTGTCACTTGAGATTCAGTTCTTTATCCAGTGTCCGTAGCCATTGTATAGCTGATCATGGAGTTTGCTGCAGCTGGCAATGTGCTGACTGTTTAGAGAGGGTTGATGAGTATGAACTATTTATCAGACACATACAGACACATAATAGTGAGatgtt GAATTATTGCGAACAGTGCAATGTAAAGCTAGAAAATGGTCATACACACAGTGCCATAGACCATccaatgtgtaaatattgtggAGACATATTTGAAAGTCGAGAATTACTTTTACACCaccaaaataaataccaaaatggAAAAGTTACCCTAGCTGAAACTAGTTTATCCTTAGAAAATCAGTGTAAAGAATCATGGAGTTCTTATAAGTGGGCTT